From a single Phalacrocorax aristotelis chromosome 1, bGulAri2.1, whole genome shotgun sequence genomic region:
- the LOC142056081 gene encoding uncharacterized protein C12orf50 homolog yields MLTILYRMYPGMVNSPKNVEQKQERQRWAQLGVTATSSCVSPTHRVLFTKSENCFLLQQKNSNTSCFWETQPLGCTRITCAFHHRKPRNINGLFLPPTDNAPLQQGVQEGILHPAHRQDALRNQENILRPIHPPLIINLNYKQDEEDDEEGEKDVADWVTKTAADSEEERAIKEICYKSGEYYRIWYPHKHQSTKPLSSMRENQLLPLEASERGLQKGDGTTSPTKFHNTRRGGESLGRRAPTEGVPRTDRRSFENGGIHTPDPKGKPRYQQRGQSEDDKAASSVPCAREAGRKTYFNPSQPRRSAYVVYRTVTVTQEAKFNGCTDKYTSGPHNAPPWRKRNPQAKTFSTFKTTIQSQEDGQANRKGGRYVDRRKR; encoded by the exons ATGCTGACCATCCTGTATAGGATGTATCCAGGAATGGTGAACAG TCCTAAGAACGTGgagcagaagcaggagaggCAAAGATGGGCACAGCTGGGAGTGACAGCTACTTCCAGTTGTGTTTCCCCTACGCACAG GGTTCTATTtacaaaatctgaaaactgttttctcctGCAGCAAAAGAACAGCAACACCTCCTGCTTCTGGGAAACACAACCCTTGGGCTGCACGAGGATCACCTGTGCCTTCCATCACAGGAAACCTCGTAATATCAATGGACTGTTTTTGCCACCTACTGACA ATGCCCCGTTGCAACAGGGTGTCCAAGAAGGCATTCTGCATCCAGCCCATCGTCAAGATGCACTCAGAAATCAGGAGAATATTTTAAGACCAATTCACCCTCCACTGATTATTAACCTCAACTACAAACAGGATGAAGAGGACGatgaagagggagagaaag ATGTTGCTGACTGGGTGACGAAGACTGCTGCAGATAGTGAAGAGGAAAGAGCAATAAAGGAAATATGCTATAAATCTG GAGAGTATTACAGGATTTGGTACCCTCACAAACACCAATCAACAAAACCCCTGTCTTCAATGCGGGAAAATCAGCTACTACCCTTGGAAGCTTCCGAGCGAGGCTTGCAGAAAG GTGATGGTACTACAAGTCCTACCAAATTTCATAATaccagaagaggaggagagagttTGGGAAGGAGAGCACCAACAGAGGGTGTTCCCAGAACAGATCGTAGATCCTTTGAAAATGGAG GAATTCACACTCCAGACCCCAAGGGCAAACCAAGGTACCAACAAAGGGGCCAAAGTGAGGATGACAAGGCTGCTTCTTCTGTTCCTTGTGCGAGAGAAGCTGGAAGAAAGACTTATTTCAATCCTTCACAACCTCGAAGATCAGCATATGTAGTCTACCGTACTGTCACCGTCACCCAAGAAGCAAAGTTCAATGGATGTACAG ACAAATACACTTCAGGACCTCATAATGCACCAccttggaggaaaagaaatccacAAGCAAAAACGTTCTCCACGTTCAAAACAACCATTCAG AGCCAAGAAGACGGGCAAGCGAATAGAAAAGGAGGACGATACGTAGACAGGAGAAAGAGATGA
- the LOC142056126 gene encoding uncharacterized protein C12orf50 homolog, which produces MARAGSDHYFQLCSRYVQSLSRVLFTKSENCFLLQQKNSNISCFWETQPLGCTRITCAFHHRKPRHINGLFLPPTDNAPLQQGVQEGILHPAHRQDALRNQENILRPIHPPLIINLNDKQDEEDDEEGEKDVAEWVPKTAADSEEERAIKEICYKSGEYYRIRYPHEHQLTKSMYSPRENELLPLEASERGLQKGDGTTSPTKFHNTRRGGESLGRRAPTEGVPRTDRRSFENGGIHTPDPKGKPRYQQRGQSEDDKAASSVPCAREAGRKTYFNPSQPRRSAYVVYRTVTVTQEAKFNGCTDKYTSGPHNAPPWRKRNPQAKTFSTFKTTIQSQEDGQANRKGGRYVDRRKR; this is translated from the exons ATGGCCAGAGCTGGTAGTGACCACTATTTCCAGTTGTGTTCCCGCTATGTACAG TCCCTTTCGAGGGTTCTATTtacaaaatctgaaaactgttttctcctGCAGCAAAAGAACAGCAACATCTCCTGCTTCTGGGAAACACAACCCTTGGGCTGCACGAGGATCACCTGTGCCTTCCATCACAGGAAACCTCGTCATATCAATGGACTGTTTTTGCCACCTACTGACA ATGCCCCGTTGCAACAGGGTGTCCAAGAAGGCATTCTGCATCCAGCCCATCGTCAAGATGCACTCAGAAATCAGGAGAATATTTTAAGACCAATTCACCCTCCACTGATTATAAACCTCAACGACAAACAGGATGAAGAGGATGatgaagagggagagaaag ATGTTGCTGAATGGGTGCCGAAGACTGCTGCAGATAGTGAAGAGGAAAGAGCAATAAAGGAAATATGCTATAAGTCTG GAGAGTATTACAGGATTCGGTACCCTCACGAACACCAATTAACAAAATCCATGTATTCACCTCGGGAAAATGAGCTACTACCCTTGGAAGCTTCCGAGCGAGGCTTGCAGAAAG GTGATGGTACTACAAGTCCTACCAAATTTCATAATaccagaagaggaggagagagttTGGGAAGGAGAGCACCAACAGAGGGTGTTCCCAGAACAGATCGTAGATCCTTTGAAAATGGAG GAATTCACACTCCAGACCCCAAGGGCAAACCAAGGTACCAACAAAGGGGCCAAAGTGAGGATGACAAGGCTGCTTCTTCTGTTCCTTGTGCGAGAGAAGCTGGAAGAAAGACTTATTTCAATCCTTCACAACCTCGAAGATCAGCATATGTAGTCTACCGTACTGTCACCGTCACCCAAGAAGCAAAGTTCAATGGATGTACAG ACAAATACACTTCAGGACCTCATAATGCACCAccttggaggaaaagaaatccacAAGCAAAAACGTTCTCCACGTTCAAAACAACCATTCAG AGCCAAGAAGACGGGCAAGCGAATAGAAAAGGAGGACGATACGTAGACAGGAGAAAGAGATGA